ACATTGTCGAAGATTACCTCGGCGGTATCCGACGCGCGCAGCCCCATCTTCTCGATTTTGCGCCCGTTGCCCAGCCCCGGGCTGTCGCGCTCGACCACGAAGGCCGAGATACCATCGCGGCCGCGCGCCGGATCGGTGATCGCGGTTACTACGTAGATGTCGGCGATACTGCCGTTGGTAATGAACATCTTGCCGCCGTTGATCCGATAGCCGTCGCCCTCGCGATGCGCCCGTGTGCGCATCGCAGCCGCATCCGAACCCGAGCCCGGCTCGCTCAGGCACCAGGCTCCGACCTTGCGCCCGGCGATCATGTCGGGCACGTGGCGACGCACCAACTCGGGGCCGCCATAGCGCTGAATATGGCCGGTGGCCAGCGAGATATGGGCCGCGCAACTGAGCGCCACCGCGGCGTCGTAGCGCGCCAGCCCCTCGATCACCAGCGCTTGCGATACGGTGTCCGCGCCGCCGCCGCCAAGCTGCTCGGGAAAGCTCAACCCGAGTGCGCCCAGCGCGCCCAGTTGGATAAACAGCTCGCGCGGAAAGCGTTCGGCCGTTTCCCAAGCCGCGCTATGAGGCTTAATTTCGCGCCGAGCGAAGTCCGCGATCGTTTCGCGCAATTGGCGCTGTTCCTGGGTTAGTTCAAAGTCCATAGCCGTCGAAGTCTTGCTACACACCAGCGCTGTCGCCGCGCGTGACGATCGACGGGCTCGCGAAGAAAATTCGACCTCATCGACCCACCGATGCTAAGCGCGCGGTTGGACGTGCTCGCGCACCCAGGCCACGATCTCCTCGGTGGAGGCTCCGGGCCCGAAAATCTCGCCCACACCCATTTCTTTTAGCCGCGCGCCATCCTCGGGCGGAATAATTCCCCCTCCGAAGACCATCACGTCGCCGGCGCCGCGTTCACGCAGCAAGCGGATGACCTCAGGAAACAGTGTCATGTGAGCGCCGCTGAGCACAGACAAGCCCACTGCGTCGGCGTCTTCCTGGATCACGGTTTCCGCGATCATCAGCGGAGTTTGATGCAGCCCCGTGTAGATCACCTCGCAACCGCCGTCGCGCAAGGCGCGAGCGATAATCTTGGCGCCCCGGTCGTGCCCATCCAGCCCCGGTTTGGCCACCACTATTCTAAGCCGCCGCTGCTCCTGCATCGCTCGCCTTCACCTGGTCCGATTATAGCCAGCCGGGATCACGATACACACCCAGCTCGCGGCGAAACACGTCGCTGATTTCGCCCACGGTGCCGTCGGCGGCAACCGCCGCGCAGATCGGCTCCATCAGGTTTTCTCCGCTGTGACAGGCCCGCGCGACCCGCTCCAGCGCCTGATTCAACTTGACGCTATCACGCCGCCCTTTGAAC
The sequence above is drawn from the Candidatus Binataceae bacterium genome and encodes:
- a CDS encoding acyl-CoA dehydrogenase family protein, yielding MDFELTQEQRQLRETIADFARREIKPHSAAWETAERFPRELFIQLGALGALGLSFPEQLGGGGADTVSQALVIEGLARYDAAVALSCAAHISLATGHIQRYGGPELVRRHVPDMIAGRKVGAWCLSEPGSGSDAAAMRTRAHREGDGYRINGGKMFITNGSIADIYVVTAITDPARGRDGISAFVVERDSPGLGNGRKIEKMGLRASDTAEVIFDNVFVPAANLLGTPGQGYRQATTLLETGRVGIAAFSLGIARGAMEEAVAYARERRQFGQPIANFEAIQTLIADMATRWEASWVLFLRAAALKDWGRPFAREAAMAKLFASQSAVWITNKAVQIFGGYGYITDYPVERYMRDAKLAEIGEGTSEIQRLIIAKSLLRDGYLPA
- a CDS encoding cobalamin B12-binding domain-containing protein — translated: MQEQRRLRIVVAKPGLDGHDRGAKIIARALRDGGCEVIYTGLHQTPLMIAETVIQEDADAVGLSVLSGAHMTLFPEVIRLLRERGAGDVMVFGGGIIPPEDGARLKEMGVGEIFGPGASTEEIVAWVREHVQPRA